In Apium graveolens cultivar Ventura chromosome 10, ASM990537v1, whole genome shotgun sequence, the following are encoded in one genomic region:
- the LOC141693277 gene encoding putative F-box protein At2g36090 codes for MDSKCCDHGGATTTISAVHTDVIESHILTKFDGASLACAASTSHLLHNLCNKQSLWEDVCNATWDSIKDPLVRKTISDFSGGYRGFYSDAFPVIRSKHGRDKKYHYEGNISELISAVDIHYGDEQIFSKVIVTDTDNKSFLHFSFWVDLFDNKQTVKIPLKFEGDEKKCMLELEQNLKLSWIVIDPTKKRAVNVSSLRPVSVQPSWNGYDIQVIFATILSGEYDVEGSDLVECRVAATLGCKEGKYVKFREVILYSEDMQMRRLSGKKSLKILEQAMESGERKKENGGEMKEIYEKYLDLKRNKMEGKKRKERVLNLVYKLSWVAYFFAFVFLCSSLNVFPN; via the coding sequence ATGGACTCCAAGTGTTGTGATCACGGCGGCGCAACCACAACAATCAGCGCAGTTCATACGGATGTGATTGAAAGTCATATTTTGACTAAATTCGATGGCGCATCTTTGGCCTGCGCGGCGTCCACTTCTCACTTGCTACACAATCTCTGCAACAAACAAAGCTTGTGGGAAGATGTATGTAACGCAACTTGGGATTCTATAAAAGACCCTCTTGTTCGAAAAACAATTTCTGATTTTTCCGGGGGCTACCGCGGTTTTTACTCCGATGCATTTCCTGTTATCCGATCAAAGCATGGACGGGACAAGAAGTACCACTATGAAGGTAACATATCGGAACTAATCTCAGCTGTTGATATACACTACGGGGACGAACAGATTTTTTCAAAAGTAATAGTCACGGATACGGATAACAAGAGCTTTCTTCATTTCTCGTTTTGGGTGGACTTGTTTGACAACAAACAAACCGTGAAAATTCCGCTAAAATTCGAAGGAGATGAGAAAAAGTGCATGCTAGAGCTCGAACAAAATTTGAAATTGAGTTGGATTGTTATCGATCCTACCAAAAAACGTGCGGTCAACGTTTCGAGTTTGAGGCCAGTTTCTGTGCAGCCATCTTGGAATGGATATGATATACAGGTAATATTTGCGACAATACTATCCGGTGAATACGATGTCGAGGGTTCGGATCTTGTCGAATGCAGAGTTGCAGCGACATTAGGTTGTAAAGAAGGAAAATATGTGAAATTTAGGGAGGTAATTTTGTACTCGGAAGACATGCAAATGAGGCGTTTGAGTGGAAAAAAGTCTTTGAAAATATTGGAGCAAGCAATGGAGAGTGGTGAAAGAAAAAAGGAAAATGGAGGAGAAATGAAAGAGATATATGAAAAGTATTTGGATTTGAAAAGAAACAAAATGGAAGGAAAGAAAAGGAAGGAAAGGGTGTTGAATTTGGTTTATAAACTTTCTTGGGTTGCTTATTTCTTCGCTTTTGTTTTCTTGTGTTCTAGCCTAAATGTTTTTCCTAATTAG